AAATTCGGTCAGTAAATAATGACCGAGTTCAACGAATCTTTTTTGTTGTGCATAATAAtgctaaatattatattatgcGGATAATAATAAGCTCTATTGTGTGAGTAAAGTTTTGTCCCAAATCCACTTGCTAAAATGCAATTTCTCTTTTTCGCGAATCTAATACCACCCTTGTTGCTCGACACATAGAATCCGGGCCCACATCCGACCGTACGATATGCCACGTGGCATCATCTGAACGGCTTTTCCGTGCGAATGCGTACGACGCACTCCGCGTCCTCCACAAGAAGAATCTCCCTGCACACTTGGTTCTCACTGTGCACCCGGTCTACAGCCGTTACAAAGTAAACTCGCCTCCTATTGGGTGGCTCAAAGTTATTGCGTGCACCACGGTCTATTGTCAAGGGCTATCcctatttttaatattcttgtaattttaatatttttttaaagtatttCTATCTCGGGATCACTAATAGAATTGAATTTAGAAAggtattttaataatttcaaaataaaatttaagaattttaaataatagtaaagaataaataaatcaaaaattcttattttattttgttttattttattttaacattttgTTACCTGTCACGGTGAATAAAAGtcaaaaattcaatctcaaATCTGacgtaaaataataataaaaaattcagtaaaaagaaattttcagGGAAAGGAAAGTGTTAATAAGGTTCGAGCTAGTGGcttcttaagttttttttaaaaaaaagaaaaaaaaagaaaaaacttcaaataccctgtagtttcactttttctcactttagtatcctgtgatttaaagtgcatcaaattagtatcctgtggtttagtactttctcattttaataccctgtggtttaaagtatatcaagttagtactctgtggtttcgcactttctcactttagtatcctgtggtttcgcactttcttattttaatagcctgtggtttaatatttaattaagaaaaaaataaaattacagagtactaacttgatataaaaataaaacgacaagctactaatttgatataaaaataaaaccacagagtactaatttgatacattttaatccacaggatactaaagtgagaaagtgcgaaatcatatggtactaacttgatatactttaaaccacagaatgctaaaatgaaaaagtacgaaaccacgtagagggtttttgaagttttccgtaaaaaaaccctaaatttacTATCTAACCTTTCGTTTACTTAATTTAGGACTAaatgcattatttatttttatatatttgattagcatattttatacaattcacataactataaatttttcaaaataaattattaacttaaaatttgaaattaaaacacctcaagttgaaaaatttgaaagattgaatagttaaatcaaaataatttatagttagCTAGATTCagtaaatttttatcaaaaatatatttaataattaaaaaattatagggatGTAAGTGTAATATTAGAAGTGTGTAGGGATATAGATGATGAAACCTATTTATTAGGTGTGTGACACGTAGCGGGGAGACCATGTTGACGCAAACTACGTAATGGAACGGAACtttgccttttccttttttattttattttttatttttttaataatagttTTGGGCTCCGCTCTCACTTCGCAgaggaaaaagataaaaaggaaaaggaaaaggaaaagccacTCTTTTTTATACCCACTtccacaccctctctctctctccctctctctctctctccttgctCAGTGGTGGAAACCCTAGAGTGAGAGGCGGGGGATCGATCGGAGGGGTGGGGGGGAGGGGGCGATAGCTGCGGTGCTGGGGGAATCGTCGATGACCTGGAGGGACGGGAGGGATCGGCGGGGCGGATCCGAAACCCTAGGGTCGCGTGCTCCCACCGCGGAGGACGCCTCCTTTTGCGGCGGCGCTCTTTCTCGTCGCGCTGTGGTGAGGTGAGGTGAGGTGAGGTGAGGTGAAGGGCCGCCGATTTTGGATCTCGCGACTCGGTTTCGAGCTCCTCGGCATCGATCGCGTCGATTGTGGGGATATTTTTAGGTAATCTTGGCGAACTCAGTCGAAGGATCTCCACTCGAGAGGTATAGCGTGGATTCAGTTGTCGGAAATCAGATTTTAGGTGTTGTTGTTCGTTTTTGATCTCATCGTCGTTTCTCGCGtcgatttttggtggatttaggTAAATCTTTAGCTATTCAGTGGAAGAATCTCTACTACAGAAGCAGAGAACATTAGGCTGGGATTTGTTTTCGTTTAGGGTTTTCATTCGGTCTTTTGAAGTTATTTTTTGGTCCCAGGGTTCGAATTTTGATCTTCTCGTCGTTAATCGGGTCGATTTTAGGGTCATGCTTAGGTAATTTTGTAAACTCAGTCGAAGAATCTCTACTCGAGAGGCAACAAAGGTTCAGCTGTTGCAAGTGCGGGTTTTGATCGTTCTTTTGGTGGGAGTTTAGGTCCCACAATTCGGTTTTGAGCGTCGTGGGGTTGATCGGGCGACTTTCGGGGCATTTTTAGCTGATTTTAGCGGCTCAGTCGAAGAATCCCCACTCGGGAAGCAAAGCAGATTCGGTTGCAACATAtgatctttttccttttttcctttttgaaattataaatttaggtTTTGATCATTCTTTTGATGCGATTTTGTTGCGAAGATGATCTCATGGGTTACTAATATCAATTATTGATATCGAGAAAAGATTTCGCCACTATTAGTGTTTTATTGGTAGGAAATTGTTCTAATTTCTTAAATAATTGTAGGGAAATTTGCTGTTGGATACTagtaagtcaaatttcaagcaCGCTTTGACCAGTGTTTGCTTTAATTTCTTTGCTCTATTCAATATTTCTAAGGGATGCATGAGGAAAagtctcatctctctctcatttttcttttttgatttttttgtctcttctgTTGACGGAGACTAAGATTCTTCGTTCTATGTGGTTATTACTCTATATTCGACCGATTTGATCCCCCCTCTTTCTGTGAGTTCTGTGAGGGCACTGATAACAAAATCAAACACTTCCTCCTCTTCTGTCTTCTAGGTTGGTACTGAGATAAGATCCAATCTCAATTCAAAAGGCCAAGGTTTTTTGTGGTAAGGAATGAGGAGTTGGTTCTTGAGATATTATTTTTGATCATTATTGTGGAGACTCAGTGTGGTTGttatgtaaagaatgtgatctATGGACTTCGATGATGGATCTCTTAGCATTCTTCTATTTGGAAATTATATGGATTAGTCCCTTTTTGTGAGTCCTGTTTATACCTtgatgatctctctctctctctctttcccttcacAAAAAATAGCTATTTCAGAATGTTCTAGTTGTTAGCGATACCTATGCCCTCTCAAATCCGTTGCGTCATGGGTTCATTTCCTAACAACTTATATTTGTCAAACCCTCATCTGTTGCCTGTAACGTTAGCTCATGCCAATTTTCTGTTTTTTGTATTTTCCACTAATTTCTCTATCAAGGGGATTTGGAGTGGTTATTCAATGTTGCTTTTACATTGCAGAAATAAATATTGTCTATTGGGTGTTAACTCTTAATCAGTCATATGTTTGAAGTGACTCTAATCATGATCACTACTTTTTGATTTTCAGGAGCAGTTACTGCGTGAATATGATTTCCTCTCGCAGGGAACGGTGTAATGGGCATTGAAGTCGTCCCCTCTTCCAATTGTAAATACCATTGTTAATAAGGACCATTTTGGAAATTTATTCACTGTAATCAACATGGGGGCCAACTGCTGTGTTGCTGCAAAGGACAAGCCTTTGCCCAGTGCAACTCGGTGTGAGGTTTCTACGTATAGGAATATGAGGCAATCTCCTTCTTGGAGCTTTCGGTGGGATAACCGAACCCACATAGAGGATATAATGGATAATACTGCTCAGTTTTCTCAGCACAGTAGCAACAGTAGTACTGCTGCTTCTGAAATAAAGAATGAAGCTGTCGTAGAAAATGAAGGTCTTTTAGTTGGTGGAAGTTCACTTGATGCCATTTCTGCAGAAAAACAGCGAAAATCTCATCTTGAGACTGGAACTACTGGGAAATCTAAAGCTGTCTTAACAGGTAAAGTTGCTTCTTTAACTCTTAATCTAGATGATTATTTTGTTGCTTTCACTCGTCATTGTCGAAAATTGGGGAACTTTTATGATTGTTGGATTCTTTTTTATGGTAGTTTATCTTCATTCAGAttgagttatttttttttaatacctaTATTCTTAGTTGTTACTGCAATATACACATAAACTGTACTTTCATCAATATGTAGTTGCCACTTTATCGTATTAAATTATCGTGGTTTGGGGTTGATTAGATTTTGCTTGTAATTTAAGGAAAAATTTGAGTGATGAAAGTTTCTTTTGGAAAAGAAATTGTTGAGTTGTGTGTATGACTGCATGTTTGGTTTATATGTTAGCACGTCAgaaaatgtgatgataatttaaaatctgTTATTATATTAAGAATCCATCTGTTTTGTTCTTCCAACCTTTATTCTTATATTGAGACTTaaatagtactcggtaaagggaTATACATGGCTAGGTCATTGTTGTGCTTGGAAACTGTTTTTGGGAATTTGGTTAGGCTTTGGAGAACGCTTTTTTGGTGTTGACTCTCTAAAAGTAAGACCAAATGTGGCATTGCAATCATAAACTTTGTAGCACTGAATTCTACATTGATATAGGTGCCTTCTTATGTGCTTATGCGGTCCTGGTTACATATACTTCGAATAGTGGAATTATTATACTTATATTTTGCTCAGTTTTTCATAGATATTGGACTTTTGATGCCATTATTATGGCTGACACTTTGCTCGATTGGCCATAGATATTTTGCTCAGTTTGCCATATAGGTGCCCACTTAAGTGCTCATGTGGTCCCATCGATAAGCTCCACTCATAAGGCTACACTGTATGAATATCCAGTTACAGTGAGTAAGAAATGGTAATGTTTGTCATACCAATGCGCTATATCACCTGTTAGCTTACTCTCCAGTTTATTTAACTGTGGCTTTACAAGAGCTTGGCTTCAGAAGAGCTCAATTTGCCGTAGGCATCGAACTGAAGCTGAGCTTCAGCTCAAGCTCTGATACTCTTCCCATTACCTCAGCTTCTCCTTGAAACTACGCTCGAAACTAGATCATTTTTTCACCTAGGTTCAGGACGGGACCTGAGCATGGCATAGTTTAAGCCCAAACTGCTGTGAGGCGTGCTTTAGCAAATTAACCCCAGCTATTCAAAGAACATTTGGTTTGCAACCTTatgtccttttttttatttctagttTTCTAGCAATGTTGTCTTGTGGACCTTATGTCATCTAATATACTTCCCTCTCCTTACAGATCAAACCATGGAGAGCAACTTTTCCGCGGaggtaataatttaaattaccaGCACTAGGATTCTTTTATTCCGAAATCCTCCTGTGTTAGGCAGGATTGAAGCTaaatgctttttcttttttattattatttattagtagtattattattattttttgcaggAGAAGGATCCCGTGAAGCCTTCTGGCAAAGCAAGTGTCGATTCATcgaaaccctcaacctctcttCCTCAAACCCCGTCCTCTTCTACTTTTAAATCAGACCCTTCCTCCTCTACAAGCCATTCTCAGCTGTCCGGTCCAGCATCATCCAAGAAGCCACGCCAATCTGACTGCAGGTCCTCTTCCGATGGCTGGTCCATGCACTTGTTCTCTGAGCTCATCTCTTCTTCTCAAAGAGAAAGATTGTCATTTGACAGTGAAAACCAAAATTCCATAAACACTAGTAAGGCATCAAGATCAAACACTCAACAATCATCCCCCCCACTGTCCCCAGAAGACCAAAAATGCAAAATATGCTTGAAGAAACTGAAGGAAAAATCCCCATGGAGTACTCAAAAGATAATTTCCACCAATGAGCTTTCTGTTGTTGCTATCTTATTCTGCGGCCATGTTTACCATTCTGAATGCCTGGAGAAAATGACTACAGAAGCTGATAAATACGACCCTCCTTGCCCTATGTGTACCCATGGCGAGAAGTTTATGTCGAAGCTATTTGCGAAAATCGAATCAAAGGTTAGGAACAAGGCGTCCAAAATCTCGGTTATTGATATTGATCCTGGTGGCGGGGGTAATGCTCTGTCTGAGAAGCACCAAAATGGAGGTCCGGGTAAAGGGCTTAAATTGGGGGCGAGTTCTAGCATGAAGGGCTCAACCAAGCAGCCGTTTTTAAAGCGGCACTTCTCGCTCGGTTCGCGGTTCTCACGGACGGTATCTGAGAGCGAGTCCTCGAGAAAGAAGGGGTTTTGGGGAAGATTAAGGGATTGAAGGTGCCCCCTCCACGccgctctcctctctctctctctctctctctctctctctaaatttaatCGAAGAAAAGAGGTGAGCTGCTGCTTTGGTTCTTTATATGTTTCGATTAATCAAAATACAGGCATTACATCGAGGCAATCTTTTCCCCACACCACTAAgaatattcaaataaatttgCCGCTCTTCTCGATTGCCTTTCTAGATTGAAGGGTATAATGTATGCTTAGTTCTTGTACTATCCTGATATTGTGACTTTGCCCCCGTTATTTTACCTTCAACACACAATCCCCGAATTTTTACAAATGTGGCAGTTTAGCCCTGCACAGTCATATTGAAAATCTATTCTTTTGAAGTAGCCATTTTGCTCGTTCATTTGTAGTCTATTTACAAGTAACATGAGATATTTTTTATGGTTAGGGACCACCAACGAAATACATGTTCAAGCCCGGGTTTAGATTATTGAGTCACAATGTCGGGAATCGTACTGGTTCTATGCATGTAGTTTCACTTGATCTAATGCTTGGACACTTCCTATTTCACTATACAAGTACATTTATTAGTGTGTAAATTTTAGCTGAACAAAGCATTATAAAGTTACCGGTGaagtggaaaagaaaaaaaagaaagaagagggtGTGGAACTACTCTATCTCTCAAGCTTCCCTAAAGCCTACTTCGCTTGTCGGAGAAGGGGATGAAGTAGTAAATAATCTAGCAAATATATTAAAGGGAGATTAGATGCAACTAATCTATGGTACAAGTATTAAGCGAGTTTTGTAgctttttgtccttttttttttcccgttatTTGTCGCTGTAGTCGGTGATCTTGTATACTCGTTTCATTTGGGGGATTTTCGTATCAGAACATGTATTGATGATAGTAATGGTATATTTTGAACGCTATATTTGTGCTCCCTGATTTTTCTCTATTTGTTATCTGATTGTTTTCGTCGTCGTGTGTGCATGTCAACTTGCTATTTGCAGGGTCATGGATTCGTGACCATTTTTATAGAGAGAGACAAGTTAGAACTGCTGGAACAAAGAGAGAATAGACACTTTCACCCTTTTCTTTTACCTTTtggtgtttatttatttatttatttatttattacttgaTCTATTTTGAGAATTGCTTGCTCTTGGCATCTTGGAATCTCTCTTCCTGGGACTGGACTTCAACTGAGGCCTTCCTAAATCCGAAAACGAAAGCGGTGTTTGATTCCTCGGAAAAACTATTTTCAAGGAAAAGAGAATTTATGGAAAACAGTTCTcgtttttcaaataaataaatctgaaaattaaatggagggagattatttatttatttattttcatgaaATCTGAAAAATTTATGGAACTGCATAGCTCCTATTTTTGGAGGACATGGGTTGGTTAGTCAAAGGTTGTGTTTGTGAGGACTAGCTCAAGTTCAGGTTTGTTGAGTAGCTAACCCACTTGGGGGCAAAAATTGTATGGACACGGTGTGCAAATTAGCATTTTTGGGGACACTcccgatgggcgccgcgtgtcTCATAGGCGTCCATCTCACCGTCCCTTTTCCTTCCCctacttttctctctctgtctctctctctctttctctctctctctctctctctctctctctatatatatatatatatatatatatatatatatagaaaccttcctctacttctctctctttttagaaaaagtcgcattttttttttaagaaagagaaagggacGATAAGATGGGCGCCTGCGTGCCACGTGGTGCCCATCCGGAGTGTCTTGAAAAATGCTAATTTGGACACCATGTCAATTTTTGCCCCCTACTTGGTTGTTGTGTTATTGTTAGAGATGCAAATGAATCCGAGTTCTTGGATCTTCCACCCTAATCCCGTAAGTGGAAGGCAATAAATGAATTCGGAGCAGTGCCTGGagcctttatttatttatttatttatttattttttatagtccAAGACGGATTCAGCATtgaaaatagtgaaaaaattgaTCCGTCCTAAATTTACCCTGAATCTGTTTTTAAACTatgagattattattattattatttagaatattatttgagttctaaatattatttatttttaaagttagtGTAATTTGCAAGCTAGTTGCTTTTATGGTACTTtccttatttttaaatttcattgtaATTATGTAATCTAAGTTTCAAATgttgtttatttctaaaataaatatacttcaAAAGATTCTTGCTCTTTTGGTACTTTcatcaacttcaaattttatttaattaaaataataaaaaactaattatatttaacttaaattttaaataaaagtttaaaaagacAAATTTTTAAGCAGGGCTGATTATAAGACAAATATTTTATCCCGTCACAAATGCAAGACAGGAAGTAGGGCAGATATGGTGTTGGCGCGATAGAGTCTTTTCCTCCCAGATTCGCTCCGTTCGCATTCCTAATtgtcacataaaaaaaaaaaagaagtaattcTCTATAAAGTCATGCTGCTTTTGCCCCTTTTTTGGGGCAAAATTTTTGACATTTAAGCTTTTTTGGGGAAATGTATTAACATACATAAAGAAAGCCTTTTGCAAACTCCATCAAAGATATTTCAATACAATACTCATTAATAACAAATAACAGAGCTTTAGTTGTCACTTTCATTGGTTGGTTCAATTTAGCCTACTTCCAAAGCCATGACAGTGCTTATCTAAAGAGACTTCTCAGGTATTTTTTTTGGGCATTATTTATTAATCACTCACATGCCCATGATTGTGACCAATCAAGGCCTAACAATGAAGATAAGGAACAgtgtatgtatattatattcACATATAAGTAAATTTCATAATTGCTTTCATAAGAAGCAGTGTTTCTCAGTTCATCAatgttattataatattttgaatactTTTCCCCTTTTAGTGGGCCAAGTACTTAAGATAGTGATGGTCATGGGGATAATTGGTTTTCACAAGGTGTTAAATGTTGTTGTATTTCTAATAAGGTTTAAACAATTAAGCATTTATTGGTGGAAGAGGGGAAATTAATAATACTCAGGGAATTAATTTTCATGAAGAAAATTGAAGAATCTGAAGTATGGTATGATAATAATTAATCTTAAACGCTAACAACTAATTCCAAAAACTCGAACTGTTGGAAAGATACAACTAATTGTTTTAAAGTGTACAGATGCAGTACCTATAGGTCTCAATTATGACTAGGCCTAATCGGCCTCTCGCTACTTCAAACATCATTCGGCCCAACTCAGCCTCTCGTCATTTTGAACGTGACTCGACCCAATCTGATCTCTCACCGAGATGAGAATGTCGGTCCCATTTAAGCGAACGAAAAGAAGCGctagcttcatcttcttctaattaatttatgcctctataaatttaaattttatgtttgtttCAAATGTGTGagtcatttatatatatctagGATATAGAAATACCATCAAGGAGACCATATAATATCAAAGCACACTTCATCAACTCAAAAGTTCGTCAATAATGGCCATCGCATTTTTTATTTCTAGAGACGACTAAATTTTGTATTCTTGTTAGACATCCCATGCTTATCCATAGCCACTTGAGCTACATTATAGGGCAATGCAAAGGGCACCATAAAATGTTTCTTATAAATGCTGCTGACGAGTTAGAAATTTatattgtcggatcgttggcgctaaccattaattccaaaaacttGAGTTGTTAGAAAAATAAACCAATTCACTTAGCGTCAACGGGCTTAGGTTGTAACTCAGCCCAACCAatctcacgccacttcgaacataatTTTACTCAACCCGACCTCTCAcaatttcgaatatgactcgaccCAACCTGATCTCCCATAACAAGATAGAATTAATGCTGGCCTGTCTCTTTaatccaacatatatatatatatattagtatgttagtaactaaattttttattttttttcttgtcacATGAGAACTACAGACTTATTAGCAACATTAATTTGAGGGGATCTTCTAAGATATCCAAAAGATTACTCCATATTATAATGCCCTCCTTTGCGTATCTAGTTTCAACACCATCAATCATCATTTATATTATTATGGGAGACATGATAAGGTGGAGTCCCCTTAATCATAAACTAACCTTTCCAAAACCATGTTATGTTTGGATGCATTCTTTTTCATATTCAAAAGCCTTTCCTTTCACATTAAAATTAATAGAATTAATGAGCACCTTCTATCTATACATTGTTGTAATTTTGTGATGTGAGTGCTCTTCTAAGAGGAAAACAAGCAAAAAAGTAGAGAGCACTAAAAGTGGCTTAGTGGGAGCTGTTATTATGCTTGATTTGATTAAGGAATTGGTGCATGCAACATCTAAATTTTCCAAAGATCTTTTCTCCATCAATGGCATCTTCTGCATACATAACTTGGAGTGGTTTTCATATGAtgtcatgagagagagagagagagagagagagagagagagagagagagagtcattAAAGCTTGATGGTGGTGTTGCTCTTAAATGAAGGTTTCCTAgttttttgaaacttaaaagTGTGAGCTCAATTTGGAGCCACCCAAAATAAAATGTCATGGTGTTCtttcataattaattaactaattaagttCACCAATTATGTAGAGAgatgaatgagagagagagagagagagagagagatctagagtgagagagagttaaTTTCCATGATGATGGTTTAATTTGTTCTTGAGTGAAGGTACATGAGAATTAATTATGAGCTCAATTTGCAGCAAACCAAGTCATGATTTTGTTATTG
This DNA window, taken from Ananas comosus cultivar F153 linkage group 5, ASM154086v1, whole genome shotgun sequence, encodes the following:
- the LOC109710206 gene encoding cell wall protein RBR3-like — protein: MGANCCVAAKDKPLPSATRCEVSTYRNMRQSPSWSFRWDNRTHIEDIMDNTAQFSQHSSNSSTAASEIKNEAVVENEGLLVGGSSLDAISAEKQRKSHLETGTTGKSKAVLTDQTMESNFSAEEKDPVKPSGKASVDSSKPSTSLPQTPSSSTFKSDPSSSTSHSQLSGPASSKKPRQSDCRSSSDGWSMHLFSELISSSQRERLSFDSENQNSINTSKASRSNTQQSSPPLSPEDQKCKICLKKLKEKSPWSTQKIISTNELSVVAILFCGHVYHSECLEKMTTEADKYDPPCPMCTHGEKFMSKLFAKIESKVRNKASKISVIDIDPGGGGNALSEKHQNGGPGKGLKLGASSSMKGSTKQPFLKRHFSLGSRFSRTVSESESSRKKGFWGRLRD